The Merismopedia glauca CCAP 1448/3 genomic interval CAACTAAAACATCCTAATCCTCACCTGCGGGAACGAGCGATGGTAGAAATTGCCGATACGGCTGATGAAACTACAATTCCTCGCCTGATGGCAATTTTAGAAGATGAAGATGTTACTTATCGACGAGCAGCAGTTAAGACTTTAGGTGTTGTAGGCATAGAAGCAATTCCTCGGTTAGTCGAGTCATTGACTCATAGTGATAATGTCACCATTAAGGGTAGTTGCGCGAAAGCTTTAGCCCAAATTGCGGTAAATTATCCCGAAATTACCTTTCCTGAATCGGGAATAGAGGGTTTGAAAGCCGCACTCAACGATTCTAATCCAGTGGTGCATATTGCTTCAGCAATGGCTTTGGGTGAGATTGGTTCTCCTGCTTTAGATGTTTTAATTGAGGCGCTGAAAACTACAGATAATCTAGGGCTAGCAGTCGCAGTTGTGGGAGCAATAGGTTCTATTGAAGATACCCGTGGTATAGAGGTTTTAGCTGCAATGGCTAATGATGAATCGGTAGACTCCTATGTGCGGGAATCAGCCACTAGTGCCTTATCTAGAATAGATTTAATCAAGAATTATAAGCGGGGTTAGGAACAGATTAGCGATCGCACGGGATTTAATCAACTTTAATTATGAGCTAAAAAATTGATTTATTTGATATTTGAAATCTGGTAACAAAGGGGAAATCAATTCATCATTAGCGAATAAAGTCGCCATTAATTTAAGTTGAGATTTTTCGCGGCGATAAACTTCAAGTTTTTGCGATCGCCAATCAACAATCCAATACTCTTGCACCCCTTGAATCGAATAAAGTTTAAGTTTTGCTTCTCGATCTCTGCGTTCATTAGTTGTTCCTGAAGATAGGACTTCGACTACTAATTCTGGCGCACCTGTCAAATGTCCTTGTTCATCAAGTAAAACTTTCAAACGCTCTTGACTAATCCAAATAACATCAGGAATAACGCTATCTGTATCTGTAAAAATTAGTCCTGGAGTACAATTAGCCTCTCCCAAACTATTAGCTATAGACCAAGTTTGTAATGCCAAATAAATATTAGCTGCTGTTTTTTGATGTTTCCAATGAGGTGCGCGAGTCACGAATAATTCTCCATCAACGATTTCGTAGCGCTTCCATTCATCAGTGTCGAGAAGCTCTAAATCTGAAGTCGTCCAACGGACTGTTTGAGTAACTATCGTATCCATGTTACTCCTTTAATAAGTTATATTTGAGCCAATCATTCTAGGCTAGCGCAAATGTAACTTTTTAACGATAATGTTAGCCGTCACGATCGCTCAGCGATCGCTTTACCTCAAACTAACTCTCGCACGTCAGCTACTTCCCCTTTCACTGCTGCTGCGACTACCATCGCCGGACTCATGAGCAACGTGCGCCCTGTAGAAGAGCCTTGACGACCCTTGAAATTGCGATTAGAGGAAGAAGCACTCAACTGAGTGCCTTGCAGCTTGTCGGGGTTCATAGCTAGGCACATGGAACAACCTGCTTCCCGCCATTCAAATCCCGCCGCTTCAAAAACCCGATCCAATCCTTCGGCTTCAGCCTCCTGCTTCACCCGTTCTGAGCCTGGAACCACGAAAGCCTTAACCCCTTCAGCGACGCGCTTCCCTTGGGCAAATTTAGCCGCTTCCCGCAGATCGCTGATTCTGCCATTAGTACAGCTACCAATAAAGCAAACATCCACCTTAGTTCCCTTAATAGGGTTCCCTGGAGTTAGATGCATATATTTGTAGGCTTCTTGAGCCGTTTCTCTCTCGTTTTCTGGTAAAGCTTCAGGAATTGGAATGGTTTCGCTGACTCCCAAACCTTGTCCTGGAGTAATCCCCCAAGTAACGGTAGGTTCAATTTCACTAGCATTGAACTGAACTACGTCATCGTAAATAGCATCAGCGTCGCTGCGAATACTCTGCCAAAATTCTACAGCTTTCTTCCAATCAGCATCTTTAGGTGCAAAATCTCGACCTTGGAGATAATCGTAAGTTACGCGATCGGGGTTAATATAACCGCAACGAGCGCCACCTTCGATGGACATATTACAGACAGTCATCCTTTCTTCCATCGACATCGCCTCAAAAGTGCTTCCGGCGTACTCGTAGGCGTATCCCACACCGCCATTAACCCCCAGTTTGCGGATGATGTGTAAAATT includes:
- a CDS encoding HEAT repeat domain-containing protein: QLKHPNPHLRERAMVEIADTADETTIPRLMAILEDEDVTYRRAAVKTLGVVGIEAIPRLVESLTHSDNVTIKGSCAKALAQIAVNYPEITFPESGIEGLKAALNDSNPVVHIASAMALGEIGSPALDVLIEALKTTDNLGLAVAVVGAIGSIEDTRGIEVLAAMANDESVDSYVRESATSALSRIDLIKNYKRG
- a CDS encoding Uma2 family endonuclease, translated to MDTIVTQTVRWTTSDLELLDTDEWKRYEIVDGELFVTRAPHWKHQKTAANIYLALQTWSIANSLGEANCTPGLIFTDTDSVIPDVIWISQERLKVLLDEQGHLTGAPELVVEVLSSGTTNERRDREAKLKLYSIQGVQEYWIVDWRSQKLEVYRREKSQLKLMATLFANDELISPLLPDFKYQINQFFSS
- the leuC gene encoding 3-isopropylmalate dehydratase large subunit, translating into MSARTLFDKVWELHQVGNLTSGQTQLFIGLHLIHEVTSPQAFAMLRERGLKVLYPQRTVATVDHIVPTDNQARPFVDSLAEEMMQALEKNTQDYGIKFYNIGSGNQGIVHVIAPEQGLTQPGMTIACGDSHTSTHGAFGAIAFGIGTSQVRDVLASQTLALSKLKVRKIEVNGNLLPGVYAKDVILHIIRKLGVNGGVGYAYEYAGSTFEAMSMEERMTVCNMSIEGGARCGYINPDRVTYDYLQGRDFAPKDADWKKAVEFWQSIRSDADAIYDDVVQFNASEIEPTVTWGITPGQGLGVSETIPIPEALPENERETAQEAYKYMHLTPGNPIKGTKVDVCFIGSCTNGRISDLREAAKFAQGKRVAEGVKAFVVPGSERVKQEAEAEGLDRVFEAAGFEWREAGCSMCLAMNPDKLQGTQLSASSSNRNFKGRQGSSTGRTLLMSPAMVVAAAVKGEVADVRELV